The following are encoded in a window of Trueperaceae bacterium genomic DNA:
- a CDS encoding spermidine synthase, with the protein MSLHRRGDEFSLRVAGLELMNSRQHGSEEALAALALAELARPAQHVLIGGLGMGFTLRAALDALPATARVSVAELVPQVAEWNRGPLAHLAGRPLADGRVKLVVADVADLLARATRAYDAVLLDTDNGPEGTTHEGNERLYSPAGLRAAHGALTPGGVLAVWSAFQSPAFARRLVAAGFAVSEKNVRSRGKKGVRHVVWLARRR; encoded by the coding sequence ATGTCGCTCCACCGCCGTGGCGACGAGTTCTCCCTGCGCGTGGCCGGCCTGGAGCTCATGAACAGCCGTCAGCACGGCTCGGAGGAGGCGCTCGCCGCGTTGGCCCTCGCCGAGCTCGCCCGGCCGGCCCAGCACGTGCTGATCGGCGGTCTCGGCATGGGGTTCACCCTGCGCGCGGCGTTGGACGCGCTCCCGGCGACCGCACGCGTCAGCGTGGCCGAGCTGGTGCCGCAGGTGGCCGAGTGGAACCGCGGCCCCCTCGCGCACCTCGCCGGGCGTCCCCTAGCAGACGGGCGGGTCAAGCTCGTGGTGGCCGACGTCGCCGACCTGCTGGCGCGCGCAACGCGGGCGTACGACGCCGTCCTCCTCGACACCGACAACGGGCCCGAGGGCACCACTCACGAGGGCAACGAACGCCTCTACTCGCCAGCGGGGCTGCGCGCCGCGCACGGCGCGCTCACGCCGGGGGGCGTGCTGGCGGTGTGGTCCGCCTTCCAGAGCCCGGCCTTCGCCAGGCGGCTGGTGGCGGCCGGCTTCGCCGTCAGCGAGAAGAACGTGCGCTCGCGCGGCAAGAAGGGCGTCCGGCACGTGGTGTGGCTGGCGCGGCGGCGCTGA